A window of the Streptomyces sp. JB150 genome harbors these coding sequences:
- a CDS encoding DUF5994 family protein — translation MTSSDPPAVPRRLPSGAHEALRPGSALLRLETTASREGVLDGAWWPRSRDMGAELPALLRALIAHLGPVTRVGLDTAAWEGLPTRILVDDCVVHIDSFPVGDDTVLITRGERDLFSLLVVPPDAAPDAARAAMAQAVRADNVSQAEQILIDTGSGRGPSG, via the coding sequence ATGACCAGCTCGGATCCACCTGCTGTTCCCCGGCGTCTGCCCAGCGGTGCCCACGAGGCCCTGCGGCCGGGTTCTGCGCTTCTCCGGCTGGAGACGACCGCATCACGTGAAGGTGTCCTCGATGGTGCGTGGTGGCCGCGCTCGCGCGACATGGGTGCCGAGCTGCCCGCGCTGCTGCGTGCCCTCATCGCCCACCTCGGCCCCGTGACCCGCGTGGGGCTGGACACCGCAGCTTGGGAGGGACTGCCGACGCGCATCCTCGTGGACGACTGCGTGGTGCACATCGATTCCTTTCCGGTCGGTGACGACACGGTCCTGATCACGCGGGGCGAGCGGGACCTCTTCTCGCTGCTGGTGGTCCCGCCGGACGCGGCACCGGACGCCGCCCGCGCCGCGATGGCCCAAGCGGTCCGGGCGGACAACGTCAGCCAGGCGGAACAGATCCTCATCGACACCGGGAGCGGGCGCGGTCCGTCGGGCTGA
- a CDS encoding acyl-CoA desaturase, producing the protein MSSNTTVRPPPSEASGSDFARLSRKVAAAGLLERRPGYYALRTTVVAGLYVGGWAAVVLVGDSWWTLAVAAFLAVVFGQVALLAHDAAHRQVFRRRRASEVSGRIAGAGIGMGYGWWQDKHTRHHANPNHEELDPDLDPDLLVWSQDQARAAKGLPRLIGRWQAFLFFPLLTLEGFNLHVSSAKALANRSLKHRTLDGVLLFAHFALYLSVLLWLLPPGMAIAFLAVHQGLFGVYLGSAFAPNHKGMPILKGADRPDFLRRQVLTSRNVRGGRLTDIALGGLNHQIEHHLFPSMPSPNLRKARTIVRDHCRELGVEYVETGLIASYRLALASLHRAGAPLRPARVHT; encoded by the coding sequence CGGCAGCGACTTCGCCCGTCTGTCGAGAAAGGTCGCCGCCGCCGGGCTGTTGGAACGCCGTCCCGGCTACTACGCGCTGCGGACCACGGTGGTGGCCGGGCTCTACGTCGGTGGGTGGGCCGCAGTCGTGCTCGTCGGCGACAGTTGGTGGACGCTGGCGGTCGCCGCCTTCCTTGCCGTCGTTTTCGGCCAGGTCGCCCTGCTCGCCCATGACGCAGCGCACCGCCAGGTGTTCCGCCGACGCCGGGCCAGCGAGGTGTCCGGACGGATCGCCGGTGCCGGTATCGGGATGGGCTACGGCTGGTGGCAGGACAAGCACACCCGCCACCACGCCAACCCCAACCACGAAGAACTCGACCCCGACCTCGACCCCGACCTGCTGGTCTGGTCCCAGGACCAGGCACGGGCCGCCAAGGGGCTCCCCCGCCTGATCGGCCGCTGGCAGGCGTTCCTGTTCTTCCCGCTCCTCACTCTGGAGGGCTTCAACCTGCACGTGTCGAGCGCGAAGGCGCTGGCCAATCGTTCGCTCAAGCACCGCACGCTCGACGGCGTCCTGCTGTTCGCGCACTTCGCGCTCTACCTGAGCGTGCTGCTGTGGCTGCTGCCGCCCGGCATGGCGATCGCCTTCCTCGCCGTCCACCAAGGCCTGTTCGGTGTCTACCTGGGTTCCGCCTTCGCCCCCAACCACAAGGGCATGCCCATCCTGAAGGGCGCGGACCGTCCCGACTTCCTCCGTCGCCAGGTGCTCACCTCACGCAACGTGCGCGGCGGCAGGCTCACCGACATCGCACTGGGCGGGCTGAATCACCAGATCGAGCACCATCTGTTTCCCAGCATGCCCAGCCCCAACCTGCGCAAGGCCCGGACCATCGTGCGGGACCATTGCCGGGAACTGGGTGTCGAGTACGTGGAGACCGGGTTGATCGCCTCCTACCGGTTGGCCCTCGCCAGTCTCCACCGGGCCGGAGCACCGCTGCGGCCCGCACGGGTCCACACCTGA